DNA sequence from the Alkaliphilus metalliredigens QYMF genome:
AAGATCATAATGCACATAAACGGGAAAAATATAAAATAGAGTGTTCAAATAAACCAATACCGTGCAAAATAGTCCACTCAATAAAACCATGTGCATCAGTCCAGCTATTGTCCCTAAGAATAAATAGTTAAAATAAATCATATATCCTACCACAACAAAAATAAAGCCTAATCCATTTGCTTTTATAAATTCTTTTCTATAAGTGTTTATAAACGTTTGAAAAACAATAATATCCGGCTCTTTCATCACCCATTTACGCAAAACAGCAAACATTGCTACCGTTGCCGGTAGCATGCCAAATATAACTAGCCCTGCAAGTGTTGAAAATATCCATAAGAGATTTACGTAAGCTAAACGCCAAATCCACTCACATATTCGATAAAATTTGCTAGACATCAAGTCTATTTGCATTTTTTACACCTCTTTTAATTCTATCTCAAATCTCTTTATATTAAAATTTTAGTTATTAATTTTTGAGTTACTCCATATTGATACTTTGTTTTATAGAATATACTCTAAAAAAATCTACGCTGTTTCTTGGTATTTTTCAAGAACTTCCTCAATTAACTTATGTTTGTCAAACTTATCTTTCCATTACTTCTTTTCCTTCTTTATAGATGAAGTAATCAAAGTCAGCATATTGATTTGCCCCTGAAGTATCTTGACACTGCATACCCACAAATGCCCCAGTAAAGAACCCACCTCCTTGAATATAATCATCTGAAAGCTTGTAGGAGTAAAATTCAACAGGAATTGTGATCCAGTTATGACCATCAAAGGAATATCCGTATTCATATGTACTTGTTTTTACCTCAACACGAAGGTGCACATAGTCAACATGGTCTGGTATCACAATCTCATTTGCTCGAAGCGGTTGAGCAAATGTAAAGTTATCACAGGTCATCAGTTCAAGGATTCTTCCCTTGTCTTCTTGCCATGAAATTTGAATTGATGTCCAGTTTTGTGTATTATAATAATTTACTAATCCTGCCGATTGCTGAAAAGACTCTGGATTAAAAGCAACCTTTGTCTCGGCAGTAAAGTTAAAATGCTGCCAACGTCTTGCTACAAAAGCTTGTGTGAACTTTGATGTCAGCGATTCTCTTCCATATAATCTTAAATGTCCAGGATTATGTTTTAAAGAAAGGATATTCTCGCCTAATGGGATACGCAATGTTTGAAAATGATGATTTAAAATTTCAGTATCAAAATCATCTTTCTCCTCATGGCCTTTCTCCCATTTCACTTCTTCCATATTTGGTCCTTTAATTTCAAGGGATGGCTGGTTACCACCTACTACATAAGGCCAATCATTTTCCCATTCCATTCTTTGAATTGCAGTTTCTCTTCCAAGTGGACAGTATCCACGATGATCCAGTAAAGGCTGATCTGCCTTTGGTAATGGTCTCCCAGTTAAATGGACTAAAAACCACTCATCTGTATGAGTGGTTACAATAGACGCATGCCCAGACTTCTGAAGTGGGTTGCGGGGATAGGCCCATGAAGTTAGCAGGGGGTTTTTAGGATGTACCTCATAGGGTCCCCTCAAATCTTTAGATCGAGCAATGGTAGCCGCATGATCATATTTAGTGCCACCTTCTGCCGTTAAGAGGTAATAGTAGCCATTCATTTTATATAAATGAGGCGCTTCTGTAAGCTTTAAATCAGTTCCTTTAAAAATAATATCCTTTTTCCCAACGAGCTTCTGTTTTTCAACGCTATATTCTTGAAGTACGATACCATAAAAATTGTGATTGCCAACACGGTGATCCCAAAGCATGTTCACTAAGTACTTTTTCCCGTCTTCATCATGAAATAGCGATGGATCAAAGCCTGAACTGTTTAAATAAATGGGATCAGACCATTCTCCATCGATAGATTCACAGTTAACAAGATAATTATGGCAATCTTTCCATTGTCCATCTACAACCTTTACATCGGTATAAATCAACCAATATTTTCCATCACTGTGAGAAAGCTGAGGTGCCCAAATTCCACCAGAATCAGGATTCCCTACCATATTCAATTGACTTATTCTATTTAAAGGCCTTGCAGCCAAATACCAGTTTTTCAAATCCTTAGAGTGATAAATTCCAACACCGGGAAACCATTCAAAAGTAGAAACTCCAATATAATAATCTTCCCCTACTCGACAAATGCTTGGATCAGGATTAAATCCTGTCAAAATTGGATTATGAATCGTTATCATTTATATCCTCCTCGTATAATCATATTGTTGTTGCTATAAACCACTTCCCTAAAATAATAACAACTTGATAACTTCTTATTCTTTATCCTTTATCCTTTTACCGACCCAGATGTTATACCTTCAACAATACGATTACTTAAAACAAAAAATGCCAATAAAATTGGTAATATGCTAATCATAAGCGTGGCTCCAATTGCTCCCCAGTCAGTTGAATATTGTCCTATAAAATTCTGAATCCCAACTGTTAATGTTTTATATTTATCTGAACTAATAAATGTATTCACAAAAACAAATTCATTCCAATTATAGATCATGTTAATAATAGCAGTGGTTGCCATGACAGGCGCAGTCATTGGTAATATTATTTTGAAAAACATCCGATGGATGGAACATCCATCCATAATTGCCGCTTCTTCGATCTCACGTGGTAAAGCATAATAAAATCCAAGCAATATCATAATCGTAAGGGGAAGATTGAAAGCAATATAAGTTAAAATAATTGACAATGGATTATCCATTAAATTCACTTTTACAAAAAAGCTAAACAATGGAATTAATGTCGAATGTACAGGGATCATTAACCCTACCATAAATAATCCTAGAACAAAATTTTTATACTTCCATTTCATACGTGTAATGGCGAATGTCACAAAACTTGCCAACAAAACTGTTATGACAACCGCAACTACCGTAATCCATACACTGTTGAAAAAGTAAGTGCCAATATTTCCCTCAGTCCAAACCTTTACATAATTTTCCCACTTAGGACTCGTTGGAAAAGATAATGGTGGTGTATTAAAAACTTCCTGATTATTTTTTAATGAAAAAAATAGTAACCAAACTAAAGGAAAAATTTGAATTATTGCCAACAAAATCAATACTGCATATAGCATCCCTTTAGTTAAACGCTGCCATAACGAATGTTTAGAAGATCTTAGTGTTGGTTTATTAGCAGTTAGCGTTGTCTTTCTATTTTCTATTACACTCTTCATCGTTCTCCCTCCTAGTATTGTATTTCTTCCTCCGAAGCAGTTAATTTTCGGATTACCCAAGTGACAACCAAGCAAATCAATAATAAAAAGAAGCCAATTGCACTTCCATACCCGAAATCATATGTGCGGAATGCTTGTTTATACATATACGATGCCATCACTTCACTGGCTCCGTTAGGACCTCCATTTGTCATTACATAAATTAAATCAAAGTATTTAAGTGATCCTACTACAGCTAGAACGATTGTTACCTTAATAACATTAGCAATTAACGGTATTTTAATTTTGTAAGCAATCTGCCATGGTGTTGCACCATCAATCCTAGCAGCTTCTATTAATGATTCGGGAATATTCTTTAGTGCTGCGTAATAGATCAAAATGTAAAAACCTGCATACTGCCATATGATAGCGATAAATATTGAGTATAAAACAATATCTGGATCTGCTAACCACAATGGAATATTTTCAGTTCCTAGAGAAGTAAGAACACTATTAATTACACCGTTGGTAGGATGATAAATTCTTAGCCAAAGTTGAGCAATCGCTACTGAAGAAAGTAGCATCGGAATTAAATAAATTTTTCTTAACAAATTTGCTCCTTTAATTTTTCCTGCCAGAATCAGTGAAATTAATAAATATCCACCCAAACTAATGACAGAAAATACAGCAAGTAAAAATGAATGATATGCACTTTGCCAAAACATAGAATCCGATAGTAGTCTAGTGTAATTTGCTAAACCAATGAACTCCATCTTTCCTATACCATCCCATTTCATCAATCCATAATAACCAGTCATTACAATGGGGCTATACACTAAAGTCATAATTACGACTAGTGCTGGAAGTACGTACAGTGCAATAATCTTTTTATCGGACATGACTTTATCCATTACATTTTGTCTCCCTTCTTAGTGAACATTAGAAAGTTTACATTTAACGTACATAAACTTATCTTTTAAGAAAGGACATATCCAAATTTCAAGATATGCCCTTTCTTCTTACTATTTATCCTCGTATATTGCTAAGGCTTCCGCTGATTTAAATATCCTCTTATTCCACTATCAATTTCCTTCTACTGCAAGGGCTTCCTCATGCCTTTTAGCATAATCTTCTGGTGTAACCTGGTTTCCAAAAAGGGATTGAATCATGTTTAAATGTGTTTCCGCTACAGCGGCACTCATTTGTACATCTGCAAAAAGGGTCATATTACTTGCTCTGCCTAAATCATTTAAAACATCAATATATAATTGTGGCAATTCTAATGCTGTGGTATCCACAGCTGTTGCAGGGGTGACACCAGCTCTCACAACAGCTTGCTCTCCCCAACTTTCAACAAAGAATTTCACGAATTTTTTCGACTCTTCTTTTACTGATGAGTTTTCGGCAACGAATAAGCCTACACCAGGTCCTCCAACCCAACTATCAATATCTCCTTTACCACCTTCAACTGTTGGGAACTTAAAGTAGCCAACATTATCTCTAAATTCTTGTGGTATTTCCTCGTTAGTTGTAAAATTAGGCAATTCCCAAGAACCCATTAAGTACATTGCTGCTTTTTCATTTAGAAATTCAGATTTCCCTTCATCATTAGATAATCCATTGAATCCTCTAACAAAAGCGTTCATATCAACTAAAGTTTGAACCTCTTCAGCAGCCTTAACTAAACTCTCATCTTCAAAGGTCCCACTACGATTAATTGCATTGGTTAGTATTTCTGGTCCACCAAGACGGTCTGCAAGGTACATGTACCACAATGAACCGGTCCAGCGGTCTTTGTTGCCAAGTGCAATTGGTACAACATTATTATCTACAAGGGTTTTCACAACGTGTTTAAAGTCTTCGTATGTTTCAGGAACTTCCAGATTATATTCGGCAAAAATTGATTTATTATAATAAAGAGGTACAATATTTAATTCAAGTGGAAACGCATATGTTTTCCCATCGACTGCGTAGGCTTCTGTAGTACCTGCAACAAAGGATTCTTTAAGCCCACCCTTTAAAAGATCATCTAATGGTGTGAAACGATTTCCTTTTACATAGGGCTCCATGAACCCAGCTGGCCAGGTCATACCCACATCAGGTAGCTCATTTGAAGCTGAGATAACTTGTAACTTGGTTTTGTACTGCTCATTTTCTAACACTTCTTGCACAATTTTTACATGCGGATTTGCAGTTTGATATTCTTCAATGATTTCATTAACAATCATATTTTGCTGTCTTGAACTCCCCGCTGGCCACAGATGCATGAAGTTAATGGTTACGTTTTCAATTGAGTCACTGCCTTGCTCACTCCCACTGCTAGTATCCTCAGAGCTAGAGCACCCCGTTACTACAAGCAGAAAAAACATAGTACATAAAAAAATCAATGAATACGTTTTCTTTGTCATTTCAAAATCCCCCTTCACCTTTTGAAAATCTATCTTACAATTATTAGTCTAGCACCCTATTTTACAGGACACAAGGTAACAGTGATTAGGGAAAATACCATTATTATTGGATTGGATTATCATTATTTGATTTTCTAAAACGACTAGGTGTGACGCCTTCAAATTCTTTAAATAGTTTGATAAAATATTTCGCAGTCTGGTAACCAACCTCATGGGCGATTTCATCTATCGTTAAATCCGTTGACATCAATAGGTTCTTGGCATTCTCCAACCTACGACGGGTCATATATTCACTAAATGTTAAATTTGTCTGTTCTTTAAATAGCACGCTTAAATAGCTAGAATTCAAATGCACGTGATTAGCTACATCTCTTAAGCTTAATTGACCTCTACCATTTTCATCTACGAAACGAAGTGCTTCTTTTATAGGAGATTGAATTCGATAATTTTCACTTCTAATGTTCAATAACTTTCCATCAACCAATTTTTCTATCTTTCCCACTCTCTCCTGGTTTGCCTCTACCTCCATTGCCTTTTCTACAGATTCAATTAACTTATGCTTATTTATTGGCTTGAGTAAATAGTTAACGACACCTAATCGAATAGCTTGCTGTGCGTAATCAAATTCCGAAAACCCTGATAGAATGATCACAACTAATTTGTGTTTTTTCATATTTAACTGTTCTAGCATCTTTAATCCAGAAGTTTCAGGCATACAAATATCCGTTATTAAGAGATGAACCCTTTGCTGCTCTAGAACATCAATTGCTTCCTTTGCACTTGCTGCACATATAATTTCATATTTCCCTTCCGACCATATTCCAATTGTTTTCTTCAAACCTTGCCTCGTCCTTGGTTCATCATCAACGATCAAAATAGTCTTAGAATGCATCATAAAATTCCTCCTTTAATAAGGGATTTCAAAAGTTACACAAGTTCCTTGGTTTACTTTACTTTCGATGGAAAGCCCACTCCCTTCGTCATCCTTATAATAAAGCTTAAGTCTTTTATGAACGTTAGCAATCGCCATTCCCTTTTCTTTAATTGATGCTACCCTTCCAAATTTTAATGACTGCATAATGGAATAAAGAGCATCTACCTCTATTCCGGGTCCATCATCAATTACTTTAATTACTAACCTAGAGTGCAATTTAAAATCCTCCACAATGACCGATACAGTACCTTGCCCGTTCTTGTTTCCTACACCATGCAATATCGCATTCTCTACAAGTGGTTGTATCAGTAACTTTGGAATTTTCACGTTACAATCAGATGGTGATGAAACATACCATGTTAATCGATCTCCGAATCTCATTTTCATAACCTGCAGATATCGTTCCACATGTTCGAGCTCCTCTTTTACCAATACCCACTCTTGCTCTACTTTAGGACCACTTATTGTATAGCGGAACAAGTCAGACATCGCAACCACAACCTCTGCTAGTTCTTCTCCTTTTTCCTCTAGAGACCAATACAGTGCTTCTAATGTGTTATATAGAAAATGCGGGTTAATTTGCGCTTGTAAAGCTTTTAGCTCTGCTTGCCTAAGACACAGTTCTTTTTCATACACAACCTCCATTAAATGATTTGTATTTTCAACCAATTGATTATAGGTTTTGTTTAACTCTACAAGTTCGACAGTAGATGCACTCTCTGCAATCGGCTTTAGTCCTCCTAGCTTAGCAATCTGCATCGTTCTAATTAGATTTAAAATAGGTCGCGTAATCATAATTGAAAGGATAAAAGAAAAAAAGAAAAAAATGGAAAAACCTGCGATACCTGAAAATATAATGGCAGCACGAAGAACAGAAAGACCATTCATTAGAGTGTTCACTGGGGTTAAGATCACTGCTGTCCATCCGGTTAAAGCTGATTTCTTCTTCACCACAATGTAATTTGCTTCATTTATGTTGACATTTTTTTGATTTTCCATAACAATTTCTTCAATATCACCATAATAGTTAGAAAAAACAGGAGAATTCTTTTGATCGACAATAACCATATACTCATTATCTTTTCCTGTTTTAGATTCATCTTTCAAACGAAAATAATTTTCATCTATGCGCGTTAATAAATAGCCGCCATTAGAAAACCAACGATCTATTAAACTGACTTGCCTAATGCCTAAATACAAATTTGGATCCTTTGGATCCCTACCAATCCAGACGAGTTTTCCTTTTGCATCCTTTGCTTGTTCTATCCATTTTTCATCAACTCGGCTAGGTAATACCATCCCATTTAATGGAAAAATTCTTTTATAATCTCTCAAATATAGTTCAAAGGAATGAATTCCGTCCGAGTAAGCTTGATAACGATTTACCACTTGCATAAGAGCTTGTCGTTGATCAAAGCTAGCCGTTTTGCCCTCAACCTCATCTAATAACAATTGCTGCACATAGGAATCTGTTATTACCTGTCTCGAAATTATATCAATTTGACGATAGAGGGTATCTACTCTTTCACTGACTTGTATAGTTGTTTCTTGTATTTGTATTTCTGCATTACTTTTCAATAGACTTGACACGATATTGAAGGTACTAATACTAACAAAAAACAATACTAGTATGATAACGAACAAAAATACCACTAATATCTGATTCCGTAATGTATTAAACTTGCTGAACTTATTGAACCTAGAAATC
Encoded proteins:
- a CDS encoding sensor histidine kinase, producing the protein MSSLLKSNAEIQIQETTIQVSERVDTLYRQIDIISRQVITDSYVQQLLLDEVEGKTASFDQRQALMQVVNRYQAYSDGIHSFELYLRDYKRIFPLNGMVLPSRVDEKWIEQAKDAKGKLVWIGRDPKDPNLYLGIRQVSLIDRWFSNGGYLLTRIDENYFRLKDESKTGKDNEYMVIVDQKNSPVFSNYYGDIEEIVMENQKNVNINEANYIVVKKKSALTGWTAVILTPVNTLMNGLSVLRAAIIFSGIAGFSIFFFFSFILSIMITRPILNLIRTMQIAKLGGLKPIAESASTVELVELNKTYNQLVENTNHLMEVVYEKELCLRQAELKALQAQINPHFLYNTLEALYWSLEEKGEELAEVVVAMSDLFRYTISGPKVEQEWVLVKEELEHVERYLQVMKMRFGDRLTWYVSSPSDCNVKIPKLLIQPLVENAILHGVGNKNGQGTVSVIVEDFKLHSRLVIKVIDDGPGIEVDALYSIMQSLKFGRVASIKEKGMAIANVHKRLKLYYKDDEGSGLSIESKVNQGTCVTFEIPY
- a CDS encoding carbohydrate ABC transporter permease — encoded protein: MDKVMSDKKIIALYVLPALVVIMTLVYSPIVMTGYYGLMKWDGIGKMEFIGLANYTRLLSDSMFWQSAYHSFLLAVFSVISLGGYLLISLILAGKIKGANLLRKIYLIPMLLSSVAIAQLWLRIYHPTNGVINSVLTSLGTENIPLWLADPDIVLYSIFIAIIWQYAGFYILIYYAALKNIPESLIEAARIDGATPWQIAYKIKIPLIANVIKVTIVLAVVGSLKYFDLIYVMTNGGPNGASEVMASYMYKQAFRTYDFGYGSAIGFFLLLICLVVTWVIRKLTASEEEIQY
- a CDS encoding response regulator transcription factor, whose amino-acid sequence is MMHSKTILIVDDEPRTRQGLKKTIGIWSEGKYEIICAASAKEAIDVLEQQRVHLLITDICMPETSGLKMLEQLNMKKHKLVVIILSGFSEFDYAQQAIRLGVVNYLLKPINKHKLIESVEKAMEVEANQERVGKIEKLVDGKLLNIRSENYRIQSPIKEALRFVDENGRGQLSLRDVANHVHLNSSYLSVLFKEQTNLTFSEYMTRRRLENAKNLLMSTDLTIDEIAHEVGYQTAKYFIKLFKEFEGVTPSRFRKSNNDNPIQ
- a CDS encoding extracellular solute-binding protein codes for the protein MTKKTYSLIFLCTMFFLLVVTGCSSSEDTSSGSEQGSDSIENVTINFMHLWPAGSSRQQNMIVNEIIEEYQTANPHVKIVQEVLENEQYKTKLQVISASNELPDVGMTWPAGFMEPYVKGNRFTPLDDLLKGGLKESFVAGTTEAYAVDGKTYAFPLELNIVPLYYNKSIFAEYNLEVPETYEDFKHVVKTLVDNNVVPIALGNKDRWTGSLWYMYLADRLGGPEILTNAINRSGTFEDESLVKAAEEVQTLVDMNAFVRGFNGLSNDEGKSEFLNEKAAMYLMGSWELPNFTTNEEIPQEFRDNVGYFKFPTVEGGKGDIDSWVGGPGVGLFVAENSSVKEESKKFVKFFVESWGEQAVVRAGVTPATAVDTTALELPQLYIDVLNDLGRASNMTLFADVQMSAAVAETHLNMIQSLFGNQVTPEDYAKRHEEALAVEGN
- a CDS encoding YesL family protein, whose amino-acid sequence is MQIDLMSSKFYRICEWIWRLAYVNLLWIFSTLAGLVIFGMLPATVAMFAVLRKWVMKEPDIIVFQTFINTYRKEFIKANGLGFIFVVVGYMIYFNYLFLGTIAGLMHMVLLSGLFCTVLVYLNTLFYIFPVYVHYDLKLFQYMKVACIIGIINPLTTISLVLSIVLLYYLFYLIPGLVPFFSSSMTGLLIMWCTSMTFQESK
- a CDS encoding glycoside hydrolase family 43 protein; protein product: MTIHNPILTGFNPDPSICRVGEDYYIGVSTFEWFPGVGIYHSKDLKNWYLAARPLNRISQLNMVGNPDSGGIWAPQLSHSDGKYWLIYTDVKVVDGQWKDCHNYLVNCESIDGEWSDPIYLNSSGFDPSLFHDEDGKKYLVNMLWDHRVGNHNFYGIVLQEYSVEKQKLVGKKDIIFKGTDLKLTEAPHLYKMNGYYYLLTAEGGTKYDHAATIARSKDLRGPYEVHPKNPLLTSWAYPRNPLQKSGHASIVTTHTDEWFLVHLTGRPLPKADQPLLDHRGYCPLGRETAIQRMEWENDWPYVVGGNQPSLEIKGPNMEEVKWEKGHEEKDDFDTEILNHHFQTLRIPLGENILSLKHNPGHLRLYGRESLTSKFTQAFVARRWQHFNFTAETKVAFNPESFQQSAGLVNYYNTQNWTSIQISWQEDKGRILELMTCDNFTFAQPLRANEIVIPDHVDYVHLRVEVKTSTYEYGYSFDGHNWITIPVEFYSYKLSDDYIQGGGFFTGAFVGMQCQDTSGANQYADFDYFIYKEGKEVMER
- a CDS encoding carbohydrate ABC transporter permease, giving the protein MKSVIENRKTTLTANKPTLRSSKHSLWQRLTKGMLYAVLILLAIIQIFPLVWLLFFSLKNNQEVFNTPPLSFPTSPKWENYVKVWTEGNIGTYFFNSVWITVVAVVITVLLASFVTFAITRMKWKYKNFVLGLFMVGLMIPVHSTLIPLFSFFVKVNLMDNPLSIILTYIAFNLPLTIMILLGFYYALPREIEEAAIMDGCSIHRMFFKIILPMTAPVMATTAIINMIYNWNEFVFVNTFISSDKYKTLTVGIQNFIGQYSTDWGAIGATLMISILPILLAFFVLSNRIVEGITSGSVKG